GCGACCGGTTCCGCTGGCGGCTTGGCTGCGGCCTTGATATCGGCCATATCGAAGCGCTTGAAGAGCAGATCACGAAGCCGCTGGGCCTCATCGGGGTCCTGGGTGTCGATGAACGGCGGAGCGGTCATCTGAGAAAAGTCCGGGGTGGCGGGTTTGTCGCCCACAGGCGGTCGCTGCCCGTCGAATTTTTTGAAGATGAGTTCCTCGCGAGTTGGTTTCGGGGCTGGTTCCTGCGCTGCCGCCGGGGGTATTTGGACCGCTGCAGCATCCTTTTCGGGCTCAACGGGTTGGCCCCCGGCCGGTGCCTCGACTTGGGCGACCGGTTCCGCTGGCGGCTTGGCTGCGGCCTTGATATCGGCCATATCGAAGCGCTTGAAGAGCAGATCACGAAGCCGTTGGGCCTCATCGGGGTCCTGGGTGTCGATGAACGGCGGAGCGGTCATCTGAGAAAAGTCCGGGGTGGCGGGCTTGTCGCCCACAGGTGGTCGCTGTCCGTCGAACTTTTTGAAAATGAGCGCCTCGCGGGTTGGTTTGGGAGCAGGCTTCGCGGCGGCCGCTGGGGCTTTTCCGGCAGTTTTTGAAGCCTCGACGGGCGCAGTAGCCTTGGTGGTTTGTGCCTTTTGAGATTTCTTTTTGGAACTTTTGGGAGCAGATGCTTTGGACGCTGACGTTTTAGTGGCTTTTTTAGGTTTTTCTTTCTTTTTTGCCGCTTCCGTTTTCTTGGCCGTGGATTTGATCAAACTGTCCTTGCCCATACGTTGCCCCTTTGCAATTGCGTATATTTACATGTATTTTTAGCATTGCTGAACGAAATGCCAACATAAAGGATCGTCATTTTTTTGTAAACCCTTTTTTCCGGTAGAACCTTGCACAGCAACTCTTTGGCCCTATTTTCAACATCATTGTCCATGGGTGTTGGGAGTGCGCTGGGATCTCAACCGAAAGCATCCGAAAGGTACCCGCAATGACCTGCCGAGACAACGCTATGATAGATGAAAAAGCACAGACGCTACAGAACCTGTTGACTGCTTACGACGCCGTGGCAGTGGCTTTCTCGGGCGGCGTAGACAGCACGCTGCTGCTGGCTGCGGCACAGAGGGCGTTGGGAGAACGTGTCGTGGCGATTACCGCCGTTTCGGAGATTCATCCCAGCGGCGAAAAAGAGCTGGCCGTTCAAATGGCCAAGCAACTTGGGGTGCGCCACGTGCTTGTGGAGACCGATGAACTCGAGGACCCGCTTTTTTCCAGAAACACCCTGGATAGGTGCTACTATTGCAAACGACGTCTCTTCGCGGTTTTGAAAAGAAAAGCTATAGAAGTGGGGGCCGAGGTGGTCTTACACGGTGCAAATTTAGATGACCAGCAGGATTTCAGGCCTGGTCTGCAAGCCGCTCGTGAGCAAGAGATTTCAGCGCCTTTGGTCGAGGCCGGGTTTTCAAAATCGGAGATTCGTCAATTGGCCAGGCGGTGGGGCCTCGGCAATTGGAGCCGACCGGCGATGGCCTGCCTGGCAACCCGCATACCCTACGGGAGGCCGATACGACCGGCGGACCTCAGGCAGATTGATCGTGCCGAGGCTGTACTTCGAGATATGGGCGTAGACCCCTGCAGGGTGCGCCATTATGGAGATATGGCCCGAATAGAGGCCGATCCTGCACAGATTCCCCGTCTCGCAGGTGTTTCACTTCGCATCGAAATCGTAAAAAAGCTTCAAGCCTTAGGATACACTCATGTGTGTCTCGATCTGGAAGGATATACAAGCGGAAAAATGAATCGGGGCATCACTCGCACGGGCAGATCCATATCGACAGATACCACCTGATTTTTTCTGCGCCGTCAATTTTGTTTTTGCGTTTCGGCTATCTTCAAAATAGCCTGCTCGATCACTTCCGAAGTCGTGCTGTTGGTGCGGCGTTTTTCTCGATTGAGAATGATTTGGGCCTTGAGCGATATCATGGCAGAGATTTGTTTTTTGCCATCTTTTTTTTGCTGCTCGCGCCATCTTTTCTGGCGTTCCCGGTCCGTTTTGCGGCGCTGATTCAATGTGGCCATGTTCAATTGTCTCCCTGAACATTAAATTAAATGGGATCGCAACTCGGTTATATGTCACGTTAAATTCTATTACTGCGTGAGAACGCCCCAAAAGTCAATCCGTAGGTTACCCCATCAGCCTGCAATTCTTACTGAATTCGCTTCATTAAACCCGGCGTGGGTGGAGCAGGTGGCCGATGCCACACGCCAAGCGGCCAAGTGCCGCTAAGAATGCACAGCGGGCGGCCCAGAAACTCGCTGCGCTCAAACAGTCTGGGCCGCTTGTCCGCCGTTTGCATTCGAGCGGCACTAGGACCGCAGGCG
This Desulfatitalea tepidiphila DNA region includes the following protein-coding sequences:
- the larE gene encoding ATP-dependent sacrificial sulfur transferase LarE, with amino-acid sequence MIDEKAQTLQNLLTAYDAVAVAFSGGVDSTLLLAAAQRALGERVVAITAVSEIHPSGEKELAVQMAKQLGVRHVLVETDELEDPLFSRNTLDRCYYCKRRLFAVLKRKAIEVGAEVVLHGANLDDQQDFRPGLQAAREQEISAPLVEAGFSKSEIRQLARRWGLGNWSRPAMACLATRIPYGRPIRPADLRQIDRAEAVLRDMGVDPCRVRHYGDMARIEADPAQIPRLAGVSLRIEIVKKLQALGYTHVCLDLEGYTSGKMNRGITRTGRSISTDTT